A section of the Clostridium felsineum DSM 794 genome encodes:
- a CDS encoding LysR family transcriptional regulator, whose translation MDFKQLNTFITIGKYQSFTEAASVLNYAQSTVTTQIKILEEELQVKLFERIGKKVTLTYEGKKLLPYAKQMIKLSHEIKNVVIDDEKPSGTLTIGAAESLCVLRLPFILKEYRRLYPDVEVSLKFGSCADFRHFLKDNIIDVAFSLGTKIDSNEFISEIEFDEPMVLLAYPGHPLIEKDIVYPEDIAEEPLILTEMGCSYRAVFENILSSYNIKPKLVLETGSVQAIKQFTMSGLGITLLPRVAVEEEIKDGKLVPLKWGGPGFGIISQVLYHKDKWISPALNAFLRLSKKVIKNK comes from the coding sequence ATGGATTTTAAGCAATTAAATACATTTATAACAATAGGCAAATATCAGAGTTTTACAGAAGCTGCTAGTGTACTTAATTATGCTCAATCCACTGTTACAACGCAAATAAAGATATTAGAGGAAGAACTACAAGTAAAGCTTTTTGAAAGAATAGGTAAAAAGGTTACGTTGACCTATGAAGGTAAAAAATTATTGCCTTATGCAAAACAAATGATTAAACTTTCACATGAAATAAAAAATGTGGTTATAGATGATGAAAAGCCAAGTGGAACACTTACTATAGGGGCTGCAGAATCCCTTTGTGTTTTAAGACTTCCTTTTATACTTAAAGAGTATAGAAGATTGTATCCTGATGTAGAAGTTTCATTAAAGTTTGGAAGTTGTGCTGATTTTAGACACTTTTTAAAGGACAATATAATAGATGTAGCATTTTCGCTTGGAACTAAAATCGATTCAAATGAATTTATATCTGAAATCGAATTTGATGAGCCTATGGTGCTTTTAGCGTATCCCGGACATCCACTTATAGAAAAAGATATTGTATATCCTGAAGATATAGCAGAAGAGCCTCTTATATTAACAGAAATGGGTTGTAGTTATAGAGCTGTATTTGAAAATATTTTAAGTAGTTACAATATAAAACCTAAGCTTGTTCTTGAAACGGGGAGCGTTCAAGCTATAAAGCAGTTTACCATGAGTGGATTAGGAATAACACTTTTGCCTAGAGTTGCAGTAGAGGAAGAAATAAAAGATGGAAAATTAGTACCATTAAAATGGGGAGGACCAGGTTTTGGTATTATATCCCAAGTTTTGTATCATAAGGACAAGTGGATTTCACCAGCACTTAACGCATTTTTAAGATTATCCAAAAAAGTTATAAAAAACAAATAA
- the asd gene encoding aspartate-semialdehyde dehydrogenase — protein sequence MKLKVGLIGGTGMVGQRFACLLKNHPWFEVTLIAASKKSAGLTYEEAVKDRWKMNEPIPNNVKNLIVYDAFDVDKISSMVDFVFCAISLNKEETKLLEEDYAKHETPVISNNSANRYMHDVPVLIPEINSNHMSIIESQKKRLSTKRGFISVKPNCSIQSYVPPISALLKYEPEAILACTYQAISGAGKTFKECPEVLDNVIPFIKGEEEKSENEPLKIWGSIENNKIINATSPLITTQCIRVPVSDGHLAAVFVNFKTKPSKQEIISAWENFKAPECALNLPSAPKKFLHYFDEPDRPQTKVDRNFENGMGITMGRLREDKLFQYKFVCLSHNTLRGAAGGGVLSAELLKAQGYLTSK from the coding sequence ATGAAATTAAAAGTAGGTTTAATTGGTGGAACTGGAATGGTTGGTCAGCGTTTTGCTTGTCTTTTAAAAAATCATCCTTGGTTTGAAGTTACACTAATTGCTGCTAGTAAAAAATCAGCTGGACTTACTTACGAGGAAGCTGTGAAAGATAGATGGAAAATGAACGAGCCTATACCTAATAACGTTAAAAATCTTATAGTATATGATGCTTTTGATGTTGATAAGATTTCTAGTATGGTTGATTTTGTTTTTTGTGCAATTTCATTAAATAAAGAAGAAACAAAACTTCTTGAGGAAGACTATGCAAAGCATGAGACACCAGTCATATCAAATAATTCAGCTAATAGATATATGCATGATGTACCAGTTTTAATACCTGAAATAAATAGTAATCATATGTCTATAATAGAAAGTCAAAAGAAAAGACTTAGCACTAAACGTGGTTTTATAAGTGTTAAACCTAACTGCTCCATACAAAGCTATGTCCCACCTATAAGCGCTCTTTTAAAGTATGAACCTGAAGCCATTCTCGCTTGTACTTATCAAGCTATTTCTGGAGCAGGTAAAACCTTTAAGGAATGCCCTGAGGTACTTGATAATGTTATTCCTTTCATCAAAGGTGAAGAAGAGAAAAGTGAAAATGAACCTCTAAAGATATGGGGATCAATAGAAAATAATAAAATAATAAATGCTACCTCGCCTCTTATAACTACTCAATGTATACGAGTTCCTGTATCTGATGGACATTTAGCTGCTGTATTTGTAAATTTTAAAACCAAACCTTCAAAACAAGAAATAATCTCTGCATGGGAAAACTTTAAAGCTCCCGAATGTGCTTTAAACTTGCCAAGTGCTCCAAAAAAATTTCTTCATTATTTTGATGAACCTGATAGACCTCAAACAAAAGTAGATAGAAATTTTGAAAACGGTATGGGCATAACTATGGGAAGACTTCGCGAGGACAAATTATTTCAATATAAATTTGTATGTTTATCTCATAACACACTTCGAGGGGCCGCTGGTGGAGGTGTTTTAAGTGCTGAACTTTTAAAAGCACAAGGTTATTTAACATCAAAATAA
- the serS gene encoding serine--tRNA ligase: MLDLKRIRTNPEEVKKALSNRGEDFEVSIIDELIGLDEERRKNLVEVENLKSKRNKDSGEIAKLKKSGQNADELLAEMKKISDDIKGIDAKVSEIDEKIEYIMLRIPNIPNPSVPEGKSDEDNIEIRKWGEPKKFDFDFKAHWDIGTNLGLLDFERGGKVAGSRFTFYKGLGARLERAVINFFLDTHVEKHGYTEILPPYMVNRTSMTGTGQLPKFEEDAFKVDNGFFLIPTAEVPVTNMFRDEILKAEDLPYKFAAYSACFRSEAGSAGRDTRGLVRQHQFNKVELVKFAKPEESYDELEKLTNDAEEILQILNIPYRVVRICKGDLGFTAALKYDIEVWMPSYNRYVEISSCSNFEDFQARRANIKFRREPKAKPEFVHTLNGSGLAVGRTVAAILENYQNEDGSVTVPEALKKYMGKDIIK; encoded by the coding sequence ATGTTAGATTTAAAAAGAATAAGAACAAATCCAGAAGAAGTAAAAAAGGCACTAAGTAACAGAGGAGAGGATTTTGAAGTCTCTATTATAGATGAACTTATAGGTCTTGATGAGGAAAGAAGAAAGAATCTTGTTGAGGTAGAAAATTTAAAGAGTAAGAGAAATAAAGATTCTGGAGAAATAGCTAAGCTTAAAAAGTCAGGACAAAATGCAGATGAATTACTTGCTGAAATGAAAAAAATTTCAGATGATATAAAAGGAATAGACGCAAAAGTATCAGAGATAGACGAAAAAATAGAATACATAATGCTTAGAATACCAAATATACCTAATCCAAGTGTTCCAGAGGGAAAATCAGATGAAGATAATATAGAAATAAGAAAATGGGGAGAACCTAAAAAATTTGATTTTGATTTCAAGGCACATTGGGATATAGGAACAAACCTAGGACTTCTTGATTTTGAAAGAGGTGGAAAAGTAGCTGGTTCAAGATTTACTTTCTACAAGGGTTTAGGTGCAAGACTCGAAAGAGCTGTTATAAACTTTTTCCTTGATACACATGTAGAAAAGCACGGATATACTGAAATTCTCCCACCATACATGGTAAATAGAACAAGTATGACAGGTACAGGACAATTACCTAAATTCGAAGAAGATGCATTTAAAGTAGATAATGGATTTTTCTTAATTCCTACAGCAGAAGTTCCTGTTACTAATATGTTTAGAGATGAAATATTAAAGGCAGAAGATTTGCCATATAAATTTGCAGCTTATAGCGCTTGTTTTAGATCAGAAGCAGGTTCTGCAGGAAGAGATACAAGAGGACTTGTTCGTCAACATCAATTTAATAAAGTAGAACTTGTTAAATTTGCAAAGCCAGAAGAATCTTATGATGAACTTGAAAAGTTAACTAACGATGCAGAAGAAATATTACAAATTTTAAACATACCTTATAGGGTTGTTAGAATATGTAAGGGAGATTTAGGATTTACAGCAGCGTTAAAATACGATATAGAAGTATGGATGCCTAGTTATAATAGGTATGTAGAAATATCAAGCTGTAGTAATTTTGAAGATTTCCAAGCAAGGCGTGCAAATATTAAATTTAGAAGAGAGCCAAAAGCTAAACCTGAATTCGTTCATACACTTAATGGATCAGGTCTTGCAGTTGGAAGGACGGTTGCAGCTATATTAGAAAATTACCAAAATGAAGATGGCAGTGTAACCGTTCCAGAAGCGTTAAAGAAATATATGGGAAAAGATATTATAAAATAA
- a CDS encoding MDR family MFS transporter, whose translation MNKKTKYIGFIGILIAAFLGVIDSTIVNIALPSITDYFKVSLNDTSWISTIYALALAVFMITASKLADQFGRKKLMIIGLLIFGVSSALCGFSNSLLFLIVMRFIQGIGGAIITPIVLPMGIEIFGKEKMQVVVGAAGAIVGFAAASGPPIGGILIKYVNWEAVFFVNVPLAIIALIIVLLFAGESYDNTVSKSIDWIGMIMITISLFSLTFALLKGRDYGWTSTTIIVLLIAFAASLVIFIAAELKISNPMVELKLFKELTFTASNICYMITGFAIMCPLLIFNYYLQNVLEYDTLKAAFIMISVSLTSMFATPIGSILSKKIGTRIVNFVGIFVMGIGILRLSYLRADTTIGIMVVNLIICGIGLGFSVQALSSSVKYIPKEKSGMGSGIINAARQIGSCIGIAILVSILNGNVSTAKDNIREDAISYINNRNELIKPVRAELIKIVNDKFKNSDNNTSDKKGMSQSAVEKSIKKVMMDNKNEFSKNAVFHNNNTLEKLYNGTSALRDGTNKVIAGEVGLNNGIKSLNSGLVTIYNGSNSLNSGLSQINNGVNQLKNGSQKLADGSQGITALINGIDTLNTGAQNFSNQFSPSNDKSNPTLYDRVTELNDGTQKVSNGVNSYVNTVDSTLYMMIKSNPEASRTLEEYKSELNIMKNNINNVADENSKNQYVQQAKMLSNMVSIYVAATTSSNEGEFESKLKEDKNNIVYSGEALKAGTSSLKDGTSKFTAQFQDGGAVKNGVSNLTQGIYKLSTSSDKLVKLQEGIGSMNTAISNFSGGVNKIYDGSTKLKDGVLNAKNGSDKLVDGSNKLINSSYKIKDGTETVVTSIGMAGQKEEIQNVINKINDEKNDKLSEAFSKTFLIAAIVIMLTSILGLFTDKKVEDKEYEDKMIENI comes from the coding sequence ATGAATAAAAAAACAAAATACATCGGATTTATTGGAATACTTATAGCTGCTTTTCTTGGAGTAATTGATAGTACAATTGTTAATATAGCACTCCCAAGTATAACTGATTATTTTAAGGTTAGTTTAAACGATACTAGCTGGATAAGTACAATTTATGCTTTGGCATTAGCAGTTTTCATGATTACTGCATCAAAGCTTGCAGATCAATTTGGAAGAAAAAAATTAATGATTATTGGGCTTTTAATTTTTGGGGTAAGTTCGGCTCTTTGTGGATTTTCAAATTCACTTTTATTCCTAATTGTTATGAGATTTATACAAGGTATTGGAGGGGCTATTATTACACCAATAGTACTTCCTATGGGAATTGAAATATTCGGCAAAGAAAAGATGCAAGTTGTAGTGGGTGCAGCTGGTGCTATAGTTGGTTTTGCAGCCGCTAGCGGACCTCCCATTGGAGGAATTTTAATAAAATATGTAAACTGGGAAGCGGTTTTCTTTGTTAATGTGCCACTTGCTATTATAGCTTTGATTATAGTATTGCTCTTTGCAGGAGAATCTTATGATAATACAGTGTCTAAAAGTATTGATTGGATTGGAATGATAATGATAACTATCAGTTTATTTTCACTTACTTTTGCACTTCTTAAGGGAAGAGATTATGGGTGGACTTCAACTACTATAATAGTTTTACTTATTGCTTTTGCGGCCTCTCTAGTGATATTTATTGCAGCTGAGCTTAAAATTTCAAATCCTATGGTAGAGCTTAAACTTTTTAAAGAACTTACTTTTACAGCCTCAAATATATGTTATATGATAACTGGATTTGCAATTATGTGTCCACTATTGATTTTTAATTATTATCTTCAAAATGTACTTGAATATGATACACTTAAAGCTGCTTTTATTATGATAAGTGTTTCTCTTACATCTATGTTTGCAACACCAATTGGTAGTATATTAAGCAAAAAAATTGGTACAAGAATTGTTAATTTTGTTGGTATATTTGTAATGGGAATTGGCATATTAAGATTATCATATTTGAGAGCTGATACAACAATTGGAATAATGGTGGTTAATTTAATTATATGTGGAATAGGTCTTGGTTTTTCGGTTCAGGCGCTTTCATCATCTGTTAAATATATCCCAAAGGAAAAGAGCGGAATGGGTTCGGGAATAATAAATGCAGCTAGGCAGATAGGAAGTTGCATTGGAATAGCAATACTTGTAAGTATATTAAATGGTAATGTTTCTACAGCTAAGGACAATATAAGAGAGGATGCTATTTCTTATATAAATAATAGAAATGAATTAATAAAGCCAGTAAGAGCTGAGCTAATAAAAATAGTAAATGATAAGTTTAAAAATTCAGATAATAATACAAGCGATAAAAAAGGAATGTCCCAAAGTGCTGTTGAAAAATCAATTAAAAAAGTAATGATGGATAATAAAAATGAGTTTTCAAAAAATGCGGTATTCCACAATAACAATACCTTGGAGAAATTATACAATGGGACAAGTGCACTCAGGGATGGAACCAATAAAGTAATAGCTGGAGAGGTTGGCTTAAATAATGGAATAAAAAGTTTAAACAGTGGACTTGTTACAATTTATAATGGAAGTAATTCATTAAATTCTGGACTTAGCCAAATTAATAATGGTGTAAATCAATTAAAGAATGGAAGTCAAAAGTTAGCTGATGGAAGTCAAGGTATTACAGCTTTAATTAATGGAATAGATACGTTAAATACTGGTGCACAAAATTTTAGTAATCAATTTTCACCAAGTAATGATAAGAGTAATCCTACCTTATACGATAGAGTTACTGAGTTAAATGATGGGACACAAAAAGTTTCTAATGGAGTTAATAGTTATGTAAATACTGTAGATAGTACTTTATATATGATGATAAAGAGTAATCCGGAAGCCTCAAGAACACTTGAGGAATATAAAAGTGAACTTAATATAATGAAAAATAATATTAATAACGTGGCTGATGAAAATTCTAAAAATCAATATGTACAGCAAGCTAAAATGCTTTCAAATATGGTTAGTATATATGTAGCGGCAACAACTTCCTCTAATGAAGGCGAGTTTGAAAGCAAATTAAAAGAAGATAAAAATAATATTGTTTATTCGGGTGAAGCACTTAAGGCAGGAACGAGTAGCCTTAAGGATGGAACTTCTAAGTTTACAGCACAATTTCAGGATGGTGGAGCAGTTAAAAATGGAGTTTCTAACCTTACACAAGGAATTTACAAGCTTTCAACTAGTTCAGATAAGCTTGTAAAGTTGCAAGAGGGAATAGGCAGTATGAATACGGCTATTTCAAACTTCAGTGGAGGAGTGAATAAAATATATGATGGTTCAACAAAATTAAAGGATGGAGTACTAAATGCAAAAAATGGTAGTGATAAACTAGTTGATGGATCTAATAAGCTTATAAATTCATCATATAAAATAAAGGATGGAACTGAAACAGTAGTCACAAGTATAGGTATGGCTGGACAAAAAGAAGAGATACAAAATGTTATAAATAAAATTAATGATGAAAAAAATGATAAATTATCAGAAGCTTTTAGCAAAACATTTTTAATTGCAGCAATAGTAATAATGCTTACATCCATATTGGGATTGTTTACGGACAAAAAGGTAGAAGATAAAGAATATGAAGATAAAATGATAGAAAATATATAA
- a CDS encoding TetR/AcrR family transcriptional regulator, with product MDKEVRKPKQKRSIEKKERIIAAACELFMKKGYFNVTTADIAKAAELSTGTVYAYFKDKKDILLAYLYQNSESYINQITNELENFSETHDFFITVKNILNIFIQLHKTYPKKYHDELMSLVYTDADIMKFFKYVKTTLMDAVVSQFKKSGIELKHEKEQSFLMYSLIENIEDELVFDINPHLNKEVLIDECTRVIVAMIKG from the coding sequence ATGGATAAAGAAGTTCGTAAACCTAAACAAAAACGCTCAATAGAGAAAAAGGAAAGAATTATAGCTGCAGCCTGTGAACTTTTTATGAAAAAGGGATATTTTAATGTAACTACAGCTGATATAGCTAAAGCAGCTGAACTTTCAACAGGTACTGTTTATGCTTATTTTAAAGATAAAAAAGACATACTTCTAGCATACCTTTATCAAAATAGTGAATCTTATATAAATCAAATTACTAATGAACTTGAAAATTTTTCAGAAACACATGATTTTTTTATTACTGTAAAAAACATACTTAATATTTTTATACAACTCCATAAAACTTATCCAAAAAAATATCATGATGAACTTATGTCTTTAGTTTATACTGATGCTGATATAATGAAATTTTTCAAATATGTAAAAACTACACTTATGGATGCAGTTGTTTCCCAATTTAAAAAGTCAGGGATTGAATTAAAACATGAAAAAGAGCAATCTTTTTTAATGTATTCTCTTATTGAAAACATTGAAGATGAGCTTGTCTTTGATATAAATCCACATTTGAATAAGGAAGTTCTTATAGATGAATGTACTCGTGTTATTGTAGCAATGATAAAGGGCTGA
- a CDS encoding IS1182 family transposase codes for MNVTKLYTKNYNQFNDNLQLILPLNLENLIPEDDSVRLLSYLLEGLNYKKLYKAYSSVGRKSAVEPKIMFKIISYAYSQNIYSSRKIEKACKRDINFKWLLQGFKAPDHATISRFRKKYLSNEVIEDLFYQQVNYLAKEKELLFENVFIDGTKIEANANRYTFVWKKAIYKNEGKMFDKIIALVKTINLERLMKFTIERETLIDDINKILQWLLFEKEKRNIEFVHGIGKRKTAIQKWIEQLSQYKERQEKYNLSKKIFSKRNSYSKTDTDATFMHMKDDHMRNGQLKPAYNVQIAVDSEYVTGVGVFDDRNDIATLIPMITNMQEKIGHKYTNVIADSGYESEENYLFLESNNQIPYIKPQTYEKWKKRSFKNDISKRENMKYDVKTDTYICHNNRKLFPSYIIHKKSASGYTSEVTVYECENCDNCTLKSKCTKAKNNRKMQVSKTFIKKRQISYNNIKTELGTKLRMNRSIQVEGAFGILKSDYEFKRFLTRGKNSVKTEFILLCFGYNINKLHLKIQNERTQKYLHELKTIS; via the coding sequence ATGAACGTAACTAAATTATACACAAAAAATTATAATCAATTTAATGATAATTTGCAACTTATATTACCATTAAATTTAGAAAACTTAATACCAGAAGATGATTCGGTTCGTTTGCTAAGCTATTTGTTGGAGGGATTAAATTATAAAAAATTGTACAAGGCGTATTCTTCCGTAGGAAGAAAATCAGCAGTTGAACCCAAAATCATGTTCAAAATAATATCTTATGCTTATTCTCAAAATATTTATTCAAGTAGAAAGATAGAAAAAGCATGCAAAAGAGATATAAATTTCAAATGGCTACTTCAAGGCTTTAAAGCACCTGATCACGCTACTATAAGTAGATTTCGAAAAAAATATCTTTCAAATGAAGTGATTGAAGATTTATTTTATCAACAAGTTAACTATTTAGCTAAAGAAAAAGAATTATTATTTGAAAATGTATTTATCGATGGTACTAAAATTGAGGCAAATGCCAACCGATATACTTTTGTTTGGAAGAAAGCTATTTATAAAAATGAAGGTAAGATGTTTGATAAAATTATTGCTCTTGTTAAAACCATTAATCTTGAAAGATTAATGAAATTCACTATTGAGAGAGAAACTTTGATTGATGATATAAACAAAATTCTTCAATGGCTTTTATTTGAAAAAGAAAAAAGAAATATAGAGTTTGTTCATGGAATCGGTAAAAGAAAAACTGCAATTCAAAAGTGGATAGAACAACTATCACAATATAAAGAAAGACAAGAAAAATATAATTTAAGTAAGAAAATATTTTCAAAAAGAAATAGCTATTCTAAAACTGATACTGATGCAACTTTCATGCATATGAAAGATGATCATATGAGAAATGGTCAATTAAAACCTGCCTATAATGTACAAATAGCAGTTGATAGTGAATATGTAACTGGTGTTGGAGTATTTGATGATAGAAATGATATAGCAACATTAATACCAATGATTACTAATATGCAAGAAAAAATTGGTCATAAATATACTAATGTGATTGCAGATTCTGGTTACGAAAGTGAAGAAAACTATTTGTTTTTAGAGTCTAATAATCAAATACCATATATAAAACCTCAAACTTATGAGAAATGGAAAAAAAGAAGTTTTAAAAACGACATCAGTAAGCGTGAAAATATGAAATATGATGTTAAAACAGATACATATATTTGTCATAATAATAGAAAATTATTCCCATCATATATTATTCATAAAAAATCTGCAAGTGGGTATACGTCTGAGGTTACTGTTTATGAATGTGAAAATTGCGATAACTGCACTTTGAAATCAAAGTGCACAAAAGCAAAGAATAACCGAAAAATGCAGGTTTCAAAGACTTTTATTAAAAAGCGTCAAATTTCATACAACAATATCAAAACTGAATTGGGAACTAAATTGAGAATGAACAGATCTATTCAAGTTGAAGGTGCGTTTGGAATTTTAAAAAGCGACTATGAATTCAAAAGATTTTTAACACGTGGAAAAAATAGTGTAAAAACTGAATTTATTTTGCTTTGTTTTGGATATAACATTAACAAATTACATTTAAAAATCCAAAATGAAAGAACTCAAAAGTATCTTCACGAATTAAAAACTATTTCCTAA
- a CDS encoding NAD(P)H-dependent oxidoreductase, with protein MNNLIIFAHPNPNSFCKGIVDRVVKTSEENSANVKVRDLYKLGFDSILKPSDFEDLQKGKVSEDIREEQENIKWADVITFVYPVWWAAFPAILKGYIDRVFSYGFAYKHEDGQANGLLKGKKVILICTTGSPSEAYAESGMHNSMKQVADAGIFKFCGIEDVRHTFFGAVPYVSDEMRENYLMAASSIVKECLASNKSTV; from the coding sequence ATGAACAATTTAATTATTTTTGCACATCCTAATCCTAATAGCTTTTGTAAAGGCATAGTTGATAGGGTTGTTAAAACGTCTGAAGAAAATAGTGCAAATGTTAAAGTTAGAGATTTATATAAATTAGGATTTGATTCAATATTAAAGCCTTCTGACTTTGAAGATCTTCAAAAAGGAAAAGTTTCAGAGGATATTAGAGAGGAACAAGAAAATATAAAGTGGGCAGATGTAATCACTTTTGTATATCCAGTGTGGTGGGCTGCATTTCCAGCTATATTAAAAGGATATATAGATAGAGTATTTTCGTATGGATTTGCTTATAAACATGAAGATGGTCAGGCAAACGGATTGTTAAAAGGAAAAAAAGTAATTCTAATTTGTACCACTGGTAGCCCAAGTGAAGCATATGCTGAAAGTGGTATGCATAATTCTATGAAGCAGGTAGCAGATGCAGGAATATTTAAATTTTGCGGAATAGAGGATGTAAGGCATACATTTTTTGGAGCTGTTCCATATGTTTCAGATGAAATGAGAGAAAATTATCTAATGGCAGCATCAAGTATAGTTAAAGAATGTTTAGCTTCTAATAAAAGCACTGTGTAA
- the serS gene encoding serine--tRNA ligase — protein MLDLELIRRDTEKVKNALLKKMKDVDFTELIKLDDERRKLIHEVEALKNKKNEASKEISNIKSKKGKVDDSIFQNIKELSSRINEIEASLEPIKDKMDKFLEALPNIPDEDVLPGGKENNKVVHVYGEKPKFDFNPKDHVELANIHDLIDYKRGTKLSGNGFWIYKGYGAILEWALLNYFIEEHIKDGYEFILPPHILNYECGRAAGQFPKFKDEVFKVGHNEEEDNMQFILPTAETALVNLHRDEILREAELPKKYFAYTPCYRVEAGSYRASERGMIRGHQFNKIEMFQYTKPEDSDKALEELIEKAERLVKGLGLHYRLSKLAAGDCSASMAKTYDIEVWIPSMNEYKEVSSASNARDYQARRGKIRFRREEDNKVEYVNTLNASGLATSRLLPAILEQMQDKNGNIIVPEVLRKWVGKDKI, from the coding sequence ATGTTAGATTTAGAGTTAATAAGAAGGGATACTGAAAAGGTAAAAAATGCTCTTCTAAAAAAAATGAAAGACGTTGATTTTACTGAACTTATTAAATTAGATGATGAAAGACGAAAGCTAATACATGAAGTTGAAGCCTTAAAAAATAAAAAAAATGAGGCATCTAAGGAAATATCTAATATTAAAAGTAAAAAAGGTAAAGTAGATGATTCTATTTTTCAAAATATAAAAGAGTTATCAAGTAGAATAAATGAAATTGAAGCAAGTCTAGAACCAATAAAAGATAAAATGGATAAATTCTTAGAGGCGCTGCCTAATATTCCTGATGAGGATGTACTTCCCGGAGGTAAAGAGAATAACAAAGTGGTGCATGTATATGGTGAAAAACCTAAGTTTGATTTTAATCCTAAAGATCATGTTGAACTTGCTAATATTCATGATTTAATTGATTATAAAAGAGGTACTAAATTATCTGGAAATGGATTTTGGATTTATAAAGGATATGGTGCAATTTTAGAATGGGCTCTTTTAAATTACTTTATAGAAGAGCATATTAAAGATGGATATGAATTCATTCTTCCACCACATATATTAAACTATGAGTGCGGTAGGGCAGCAGGTCAATTTCCTAAATTTAAAGATGAAGTTTTTAAGGTTGGACATAATGAAGAGGAAGATAATATGCAGTTTATTTTGCCAACAGCAGAGACAGCTTTGGTTAATCTTCATCGTGATGAAATATTAAGGGAAGCTGAACTTCCTAAAAAATATTTTGCATATACTCCTTGTTATAGGGTAGAGGCTGGAAGTTATAGAGCTTCAGAAAGAGGTATGATTAGAGGACATCAATTTAATAAAATAGAAATGTTCCAGTATACTAAACCTGAGGATTCGGATAAAGCATTAGAAGAGCTTATAGAAAAAGCAGAAAGACTGGTTAAAGGGCTAGGACTTCATTACAGGCTTTCAAAGCTTGCAGCAGGAGATTGCAGCGCTTCTATGGCTAAAACTTATGATATTGAGGTATGGATTCCAAGCATGAATGAATACAAGGAAGTAAGCTCAGCTTCTAACGCACGAGATTATCAAGCGAGGAGAGGTAAAATAAGGTTTAGAAGGGAAGAAGACAACAAAGTAGAATATGTAAATACTTTAAATGCTTCAGGACTTGCAACAAGTAGACTACTTCCTGCAATACTTGAGCAAATGCAGGACAAAAATGGAAATATAATAGTACCAGAAGTTTTGAGAAAATGGGTAGGAAAAGATAAAATATAG